One part of the Polyangiaceae bacterium genome encodes these proteins:
- a CDS encoding BamA/TamA family outer membrane protein, which translates to MFWVRGHTGSAVGLDRHMNSRAALVAACFALLACLWVDRASAQTPNEDAPSTWGSGRPEDTTADPPKADDDDDSEEDRDDEDDQLDDTESPPGGAGRKSEPRSDFEDQSLRYTLEAVEIRGNTRTRDRVVLRYVPFHVGDVLDVEDPAIELTRYRLLGTGFFRDVQFSLRKGNAGGKVILVIEVVERNTFVVNDLWMGLSKDADNDGTPKPLTPYAGLDAAETNLAGTGILLGGAVGLASSQLALRVRFLDPAFLGSTWMTGGELLFNDARDFFGNSDVRYVAPAQDTERVTEHATVQYKRFGGALGVGRDLSISTQLWLHYRLESIDATPPDAASHVRGETREPIDFDIIRGPSVLSTLRASLEHDTRDQPVLPSHGWFLQAMTEVSLTPAGSDYPYERVELKLSKWWELPWDHVISLSLFGGAISGDAPFFEQYYVGDFSDFLPARVLGLNFDRRPPPNLLGTAIQEVRYGRYAGRIGTEYRIPLYRGSRSVYGIDFFASAGVYAVANPVDFERPASGYSGLARAPIDVTGNLGFRIDTSAGGFAFAFSNALGFIPPIQGENP; encoded by the coding sequence CACACTGGATCCGCCGTTGGGCTCGACCGCCACATGAACTCCAGGGCGGCGCTCGTCGCGGCTTGTTTCGCGCTTTTGGCCTGCCTTTGGGTCGATCGAGCGAGCGCGCAAACGCCCAATGAAGACGCGCCTTCCACCTGGGGGTCCGGACGCCCTGAAGACACAACAGCCGACCCGCCGAAGGCGGACGACGACGACGACTCAGAGGAGGATCGAGACGACGAGGACGATCAGCTCGACGACACCGAATCACCACCAGGAGGCGCAGGACGCAAGAGCGAGCCGCGCAGCGACTTCGAAGATCAGTCCCTGCGCTACACACTCGAGGCTGTGGAGATCCGCGGGAATACCCGCACTCGGGATCGCGTGGTGCTGCGCTATGTCCCCTTTCACGTCGGGGACGTACTGGACGTCGAAGACCCTGCGATCGAGCTCACACGCTATCGCCTCTTGGGCACCGGCTTCTTCCGCGACGTTCAGTTTTCCCTCAGGAAAGGCAACGCCGGCGGCAAGGTCATCCTCGTCATAGAGGTCGTTGAGCGCAACACGTTCGTCGTGAATGACCTCTGGATGGGGCTTTCGAAGGACGCAGACAACGACGGCACGCCAAAGCCCCTCACCCCGTACGCTGGGCTGGACGCGGCGGAGACCAACCTCGCTGGTACCGGTATCTTGCTCGGTGGCGCCGTGGGACTCGCAAGCAGTCAGCTCGCGCTGCGAGTGCGCTTCTTGGATCCAGCGTTTCTCGGCTCCACCTGGATGACCGGCGGCGAACTGCTTTTCAACGACGCCCGCGACTTCTTCGGGAACTCCGACGTGCGTTATGTCGCGCCGGCGCAAGATACGGAGCGAGTCACCGAACACGCGACGGTGCAGTACAAGCGCTTTGGTGGTGCACTGGGCGTCGGTCGGGATCTTTCGATCTCTACACAGCTCTGGCTCCACTACCGGCTGGAGTCCATCGACGCCACACCTCCTGACGCCGCCTCTCATGTCCGGGGAGAGACCCGCGAACCGATCGACTTCGACATCATTCGAGGACCGAGTGTGCTGTCGACGTTGCGGGCCTCACTCGAACATGACACCCGCGACCAACCGGTGCTGCCTTCCCACGGGTGGTTCCTTCAGGCAATGACGGAGGTGAGCCTCACGCCCGCGGGGAGTGACTACCCTTATGAGCGTGTGGAACTCAAGCTCTCCAAGTGGTGGGAGCTACCTTGGGATCATGTGATCTCGCTGTCGCTCTTCGGCGGCGCGATCAGCGGCGACGCGCCGTTCTTCGAGCAGTACTACGTCGGTGACTTCAGCGACTTCCTCCCAGCGCGCGTACTCGGACTGAACTTCGATCGCAGACCCCCACCCAACCTGCTGGGTACGGCGATTCAAGAGGTTCGGTACGGGCGCTACGCGGGCCGCATCGGCACCGAGTACCGCATCCCGCTCTACCGCGGTTCGCGCTCCGTCTACGGCATCGACTTCTTCGCCAGCGCGGGCGTATACGCCGTAGCGAACCCCGTCGATTTCGAGCGTCCAGCATCAGGCTACTCGGGCCTGGCACGCGCGCCGATCGATGTAACCGGCAACTTGGGTTTCCGCATTGATACGAGCGCTGGCGGATTCGCGTTTGCGTTCTCCAACGCGCTCGGGTTCATCCCACCGATTCAAGGTGAGAACCCATGA